From one Streptomyces sp. Q6 genomic stretch:
- a CDS encoding S8 family serine peptidase, with protein sequence MPTGPTPRSGRTAALCAALTLAVVGPALPVRADAAPQSAPVGVTTRTADRSAHTDTVTLVTGDTVTVTTGPGGRTSIDARPAPGTATTFHTESTPAGATYVIPDSAGAGLADGRLDRELFNVTRLIADGQDDTGGDTLPLIVDYPGNPARSTLAARAADAPGVTRHAALASLGATAVEVDKDKVRAFSREVLDGPKAVLRPDRRVRATLDKSVPQIGAPEVWKSGYDGSGVKVAVLDTGIDFAHPDLADRVLDSKSFIAGQGVQDGRGHGTHVASTVAGSGAASGGRYKGVAPGARLLVGKVLDNRGNGDESSVIAGMEWAVAQGADIVSMSLGSPTEVGSDLLSEAVDRLSESSGALFVIASGNTGPGRATVASPGTARSALTVGAVDAQDRLADFSGRGPTVDGALKPEITAPGVGIVAARAAGTNIGTAVDASYTAMDGTSMATPHVAGAAALLKQQHPQWKAARLKDSLVSSARTAADHDVYEQGAGRVAVDRASAQPVTASGTVDLGDLRDRQQPLDRDVTYTNDGDHAVTLALRLDLSRGGAAALSADTVTVPARGTATVTLSVDPARTGTGRYDGYLTATDATTTLTTAVGWTEQPPRRTVDFTFTGRDGKAAGQTNLQILNTTSGEAELRSLTFLGADTWRTELPEGRYALQALVTTYDAQRYPAAVDTFAEPEFTVDGDRTVAVDARAARPLTARIDGEDRPLERAAVSVTARRTLDDGASAAIGVATGLSDRTSQYGAIPSHSTAERGTFDLTAEHRLRDPLVRGSWTAAHRTTRLDLLTPDLGERSTGAQELTAVDVGTGDDSDYAGRDVSGRLAVVRTNGWLPPVLATAARHGAAAVLAIRPTGGVTLVQGSAADTLPAVAVSHEQGAPLLRALAEGSPVTVALTGRGDSRFTYTLPFHARGGIPEETTVTGRPAQFAALVNTFSADGTSRLAEDDLTTWHTWETSTFRTTARHLAPGTRTDFVHAADSRYLQTVHTSDLSGTYLEEYPAAHEAGSTLHRDWGRAPMHPTLPRRISCPMCRADSGASFLLAPYGDGDPEHFGMGSATATLTYRRDGQEVSAAQLFVPEEAEYSIDQTVIRRTNALETLGIRTDTTYTFRSKAPEAGATAPGCEDVYGAGHPCAALPVILLSYDLGVDGTNTAPAGRSFPVRVGTLRPDGHRGAPVTGIRVEASYDDGATWSDRVEPPVRPDGSATAVLTHPRVDTGHVTLRVTAWDGSGNRTRQTVVRAYALRG encoded by the coding sequence ATGCCGACCGGTCCGACTCCGCGCAGCGGCAGAACCGCCGCTCTGTGCGCCGCACTCACCCTGGCCGTCGTCGGCCCGGCGCTTCCCGTGCGGGCCGACGCGGCTCCCCAGTCCGCTCCGGTCGGCGTGACGACGCGGACCGCCGACCGGAGCGCTCACACCGACACGGTCACGCTGGTCACCGGCGACACCGTCACGGTCACCACCGGCCCCGGCGGGCGGACCTCGATCGACGCCCGGCCCGCGCCGGGCACGGCCACCACCTTCCACACCGAGTCCACGCCCGCCGGAGCCACCTACGTCATTCCGGACAGCGCGGGGGCGGGACTCGCCGACGGGCGGCTCGACCGGGAGCTGTTCAACGTCACCCGGCTCATCGCCGACGGGCAGGACGACACGGGCGGCGACACCCTGCCGCTGATCGTCGACTACCCCGGTAACCCGGCCCGTTCCACCCTGGCCGCGCGCGCCGCGGACGCCCCCGGCGTCACCCGCCACGCCGCCCTCGCCTCGCTCGGCGCCACCGCCGTGGAGGTCGACAAGGACAAGGTCCGGGCCTTCTCCCGTGAGGTGCTCGACGGCCCGAAGGCCGTACTGCGTCCGGACCGCAGGGTGCGCGCCACTCTCGACAAGAGCGTCCCGCAGATCGGCGCGCCCGAGGTGTGGAAGAGCGGCTACGACGGCAGCGGCGTCAAGGTCGCCGTCCTGGACACCGGGATCGACTTCGCCCACCCCGATCTCGCCGACCGGGTCCTGGACTCCAAGAGCTTCATCGCCGGGCAGGGCGTGCAGGACGGGCGCGGCCACGGCACCCACGTGGCGAGCACCGTCGCCGGCAGCGGTGCGGCGTCGGGCGGACGGTACAAGGGGGTCGCGCCGGGGGCCCGGCTCCTGGTCGGGAAGGTGCTGGACAACCGGGGCAACGGCGACGAGTCCAGTGTGATCGCCGGAATGGAGTGGGCCGTCGCGCAGGGCGCCGACATCGTGTCCATGAGCCTGGGATCGCCCACCGAGGTGGGCAGTGACCTGCTGAGCGAAGCCGTGGACCGGCTCAGTGAGTCCTCCGGCGCCCTGTTCGTGATCGCCTCAGGGAACACCGGGCCCGGCCGGGCCACCGTGGCGAGCCCCGGGACCGCCCGTTCCGCGCTGACCGTCGGCGCCGTGGACGCTCAGGACCGGCTGGCCGACTTCTCCGGGCGCGGGCCCACCGTCGACGGGGCGCTCAAGCCGGAGATCACCGCGCCGGGCGTCGGCATCGTCGCGGCCCGTGCGGCGGGCACGAACATCGGCACGGCCGTCGACGCGTCCTACACCGCCATGGACGGCACGTCGATGGCCACACCGCACGTCGCCGGCGCGGCGGCCCTCCTGAAGCAGCAGCACCCGCAGTGGAAGGCCGCGCGTCTCAAGGACTCCCTCGTGTCGTCGGCGCGGACCGCCGCCGACCACGACGTCTACGAGCAGGGCGCGGGACGGGTCGCCGTCGACCGGGCCTCGGCGCAGCCGGTGACCGCCTCCGGCACCGTCGACCTCGGCGACCTGCGCGACCGTCAGCAGCCGCTGGACCGGGACGTCACCTACACCAACGACGGCGACCACGCCGTCACTCTCGCGCTGCGCCTCGACCTGAGCCGTGGCGGCGCGGCGGCGCTCTCCGCCGACACGGTCACCGTCCCGGCGCGGGGCACGGCCACCGTCACGCTCAGCGTCGACCCCGCCCGCACCGGCACCGGCCGCTACGACGGCTACCTGACCGCCACCGACGCCACCACCACGCTCACCACGGCCGTCGGCTGGACCGAGCAACCCCCGCGCCGCACCGTGGACTTCACCTTCACCGGACGCGACGGCAAGGCGGCGGGACAGACCAATCTTCAGATCCTGAACACGACCAGCGGCGAGGCGGAGCTGCGCAGCCTCACCTTCCTGGGCGCGGACACCTGGCGGACCGAACTGCCCGAGGGCCGTTACGCCCTCCAGGCCCTGGTCACCACGTACGACGCCCAGCGGTACCCGGCGGCCGTGGACACCTTCGCCGAACCGGAGTTCACCGTCGACGGCGACCGCACCGTGGCGGTCGACGCCCGCGCGGCACGGCCGCTGACCGCCCGGATCGACGGCGAGGACCGCCCGCTGGAACGCGCCGCCGTCAGCGTCACCGCGCGCCGCACGCTCGACGACGGGGCGAGTGCCGCGATCGGTGTCGCCACCGGGCTCAGTGACCGCACCTCCCAGTACGGGGCGATCCCGTCGCACAGCACGGCCGAGCGGGGCACCTTCGACCTGACAGCCGAGCACCGCCTGCGGGACCCGCTCGTCCGGGGCTCATGGACGGCCGCCCACCGCACCACGCGGCTCGATCTGCTCACTCCGGATCTCGGTGAACGCTCCACAGGAGCACAGGAGTTGACGGCCGTGGATGTCGGTACCGGTGACGATAGCGACTACGCCGGCCGTGACGTCTCGGGCAGGCTCGCCGTGGTCCGCACCAACGGTTGGCTCCCTCCCGTCCTGGCCACCGCCGCCCGGCACGGCGCCGCCGCCGTCCTGGCGATCCGCCCCACCGGCGGTGTCACGCTCGTCCAGGGCAGCGCGGCCGACACCCTGCCCGCCGTCGCCGTCAGCCACGAACAAGGCGCGCCCCTGCTCCGCGCCCTCGCCGAGGGAAGCCCGGTGACGGTCGCGCTCACGGGCCGCGGCGACAGCCGCTTCACCTACACGCTGCCCTTCCACGCCCGGGGCGGCATCCCCGAGGAGACCACGGTGACAGGCCGCCCCGCGCAGTTCGCCGCCCTGGTCAACACCTTCTCCGCGGACGGCACTTCGCGGCTCGCCGAGGACGATCTGACGACCTGGCACACCTGGGAGACGTCGACGTTCCGCACGACCGCCCGGCATCTCGCCCCGGGCACCCGGACCGACTTCGTGCACGCCGCCGACAGCCGGTACCTCCAGACGGTGCACACCTCCGACCTGTCCGGCACCTATCTGGAGGAGTACCCGGCGGCCCACGAGGCGGGCAGCACCCTGCACCGCGACTGGGGCCGCGCCCCCATGCACCCCACACTGCCGCGCCGCATCAGCTGTCCGATGTGCCGTGCCGACAGCGGAGCCAGCTTCTTGCTCGCCCCCTACGGCGACGGGGACCCGGAGCATTTCGGCATGGGCAGCGCCACGGCCACGCTCACCTATCGTCGCGACGGCCAAGAGGTCTCCGCGGCCCAGCTGTTCGTCCCCGAGGAGGCCGAGTACAGCATCGACCAGACGGTGATCCGCAGAACCAACGCCCTGGAGACGCTCGGCATCCGCACCGACACCACGTACACGTTCCGCTCGAAGGCCCCCGAGGCGGGTGCCACGGCCCCCGGCTGCGAGGACGTCTACGGCGCGGGCCACCCGTGCGCCGCCCTGCCGGTCATCCTCCTCAGCTACGACCTGGGCGTGGACGGCACGAACACCGCTCCGGCCGGCCGCTCCTTCCCCGTGCGGGTCGGCACGCTCCGTCCCGACGGCCACCGGGGCGCGCCTGTCACCGGCATCCGCGTCGAGGCCTCGTACGACGACGGCGCCACCTGGAGCGACCGCGTGGAGCCCCCGGTCCGTCCCGACGGCTCGGCCACCGCCGTCCTGACGCATCCGCGCGTCGACACGGGCCACGTGACGCTCCGGGTCACCGCGTGGGACGGCTCCGGGAACCGCACCCGGCAGACCGTCGTGCGGGCGTACGCGCTGCGCGGGTGA